Proteins co-encoded in one Bacillus paramycoides genomic window:
- a CDS encoding DUF2768 domain-containing protein, which produces MSEGLIKMWFALGAIGFMFFAVSFILLSRYKIKNKILKGITALVAYTLMVVSGIVIFLVVFSGPVQQ; this is translated from the coding sequence ATGTCGGAAGGGCTTATAAAAATGTGGTTTGCTTTAGGGGCAATTGGCTTTATGTTTTTTGCAGTAAGTTTTATTTTGCTAAGCAGATATAAAATAAAGAATAAAATTTTGAAAGGGATTACAGCATTGGTAGCCTACACCCTTATGGTTGTGTCAGGAATTGTTATTTTTCTTGTTGTATTTAGTGGACCTGTACAGCAGTAA